In a genomic window of Paraburkholderia phenazinium:
- a CDS encoding porin, with protein sequence MRKTLLAAAVSLCWAASSHAQSSVTLYGIVDTAVIYANNQTTGKAGAPGHSGVEMDSGGISGTRWGVRGSEDLGGGLSAVFMLEDGFSSATGKLSNSGDLFGRQAFVGLSSKMYGTITAGRQYSFMSQYLSALSAEGLGWAGNLADHPFDNDDMIRHQSIQNSVRYESPTYRGLTVGTMYGFSNEAGEFSNDRAYSMGAKYENGPVSLVASYLQINRSVGTANVNPNGAVTNGDSDAVITGGSQQIWGLGGKYAFGPASIGLVWTHSSTNDVTSVYQGGNLAQLVGSLLRFNNFEINGQYFVTRALSLAASYTYTDGRFDSSSGSLSPKWHEAIVQADYQFSHRTDVYLESLYQTVSGGGNNPAFNASMFNVTPSANNRQLLFVAGFRHRF encoded by the coding sequence ATGAGAAAAACCCTATTGGCTGCAGCCGTTTCGCTTTGCTGGGCCGCAAGCAGTCACGCACAAAGCAGCGTCACGCTGTACGGTATCGTCGATACCGCGGTGATCTACGCGAACAACCAGACCACTGGCAAAGCAGGCGCGCCTGGGCACAGCGGCGTCGAAATGGACAGCGGCGGCATCAGCGGCACCCGCTGGGGGGTGCGAGGCTCGGAGGATCTGGGCGGCGGCCTTTCAGCCGTGTTCATGCTGGAGGACGGTTTTTCGAGTGCCACCGGCAAACTCAGCAACTCGGGCGATCTGTTCGGACGCCAGGCATTCGTCGGCCTGAGCTCAAAGATGTATGGCACGATCACGGCGGGTCGACAGTACAGCTTCATGTCGCAGTATCTGTCCGCGCTGAGCGCCGAAGGTCTGGGCTGGGCCGGCAACCTGGCAGACCATCCGTTCGACAACGACGACATGATCCGGCATCAGAGTATCCAGAACTCTGTGCGATACGAAAGCCCAACCTATCGCGGCCTGACGGTGGGGACGATGTACGGCTTCTCGAACGAGGCGGGCGAATTCTCGAACGACCGTGCCTATAGCATGGGGGCGAAGTACGAGAACGGGCCGGTCTCGCTGGTCGCCAGTTATCTGCAGATCAACCGCTCGGTCGGTACCGCCAACGTCAACCCGAACGGCGCGGTCACCAACGGCGATAGCGACGCGGTCATCACCGGCGGCAGCCAGCAGATCTGGGGCCTGGGCGGCAAATATGCGTTTGGCCCTGCGTCGATCGGGCTAGTCTGGACGCATTCGTCGACCAACGACGTCACCAGCGTCTATCAGGGCGGCAATCTCGCCCAGCTCGTGGGCAGCCTGCTGCGCTTTAACAACTTCGAGATCAACGGTCAGTATTTCGTGACCCGTGCCCTGAGTCTCGCCGCATCGTATACGTACACCGACGGGCGTTTCGATTCGTCGTCCGGCAGTCTCTCGCCCAAGTGGCATGAGGCCATCGTGCAGGCGGACTACCAGTTCAGCCACCGCACGGACGTTTATCTGGAGAGCCTGTATCAGACGGTCAGCGGCGGCGGGAACAATCCGGCGTTCAACGCGTCTATGTTCAACGTCACGCCTTCGGCCAATAATCGGCAGTTGCTGTTCGTCGCCGGATTCCGTCATCGCTTCTGA
- a CDS encoding oxalate decarboxylase family bicupin: MTDLSRRKVLVGAAASAAALGVAATAKAASFGNPDRPPEGIINALSPTSRNDPGPQNPAIANQFPSFQNPPATDINGMPLFWASFNNAHKRYQNGGWAREVTQDDFAISEDISGVNMRLGTNGTREMHWHQQAEWAIMLDGKCRITILDEQGRPQVADVKTGDLWYFPPGLPHSLQGLGPTGAEFLLAFDNGHASEFNTLLLTDWIAHTPPDVLAANFNVPADAFKNIPVDNLWIFQGTDPGPLEAAQRSVASPLGLPEHPFIFSLGDMAPTKETKGGSVRIADSRNFKASANVAAALVTVKPGGMRELHWHPNADEWQYYIKGEARMTVFDTGPKAATADFRAGDIGYVKKSLGHYVQNTGDTDLVFLEIFKADHFAEVSLSDWLTHTPKQMIMDHLHVTEEMIARFPNNRPDVMPI; this comes from the coding sequence ATGACTGACCTGTCGCGACGCAAAGTGTTGGTGGGTGCAGCCGCTTCGGCTGCGGCGCTCGGGGTGGCCGCCACGGCCAAGGCCGCTTCGTTCGGCAATCCGGACCGGCCGCCCGAAGGCATAATCAACGCCCTGAGCCCGACGAGCCGGAATGACCCGGGCCCTCAGAACCCCGCCATTGCCAATCAGTTCCCGTCGTTCCAGAACCCGCCGGCAACCGACATCAACGGCATGCCGCTGTTCTGGGCGTCGTTCAACAACGCGCACAAGCGCTATCAGAACGGCGGCTGGGCTCGCGAAGTAACGCAGGACGACTTCGCAATCTCGGAAGATATCTCGGGCGTCAACATGCGCCTGGGCACCAACGGCACCCGCGAAATGCACTGGCACCAGCAGGCCGAGTGGGCCATCATGCTGGACGGCAAGTGCCGCATTACCATCCTCGACGAGCAAGGCCGCCCGCAGGTTGCCGACGTCAAAACCGGCGACCTCTGGTATTTCCCGCCGGGCCTGCCGCACTCGCTGCAAGGTCTCGGACCGACAGGCGCCGAATTCCTGCTCGCCTTCGACAACGGCCATGCATCGGAATTCAACACGCTTCTGCTGACGGACTGGATCGCCCACACGCCGCCGGATGTCCTGGCCGCCAACTTCAACGTGCCGGCCGACGCCTTCAAGAACATTCCGGTCGACAACCTGTGGATTTTCCAGGGTACCGATCCCGGTCCGCTGGAAGCCGCGCAACGTTCCGTGGCGTCACCGCTCGGCCTGCCTGAACATCCGTTCATTTTCTCGCTGGGCGATATGGCGCCGACGAAGGAGACCAAGGGTGGGTCGGTGCGGATCGCCGACAGTCGCAACTTCAAGGCATCGGCAAACGTCGCGGCCGCCCTGGTGACGGTCAAGCCGGGTGGCATGCGCGAGCTGCACTGGCACCCGAACGCGGACGAATGGCAGTACTACATCAAGGGCGAGGCCCGGATGACCGTGTTCGATACAGGTCCGAAGGCGGCAACCGCAGACTTCCGCGCGGGCGATATCGGCTACGTCAAGAAGAGTCTCGGTCACTACGTGCAGAACACGGGCGACACCGATCTCGTGTTCCTCGAAATCTTCAAGGCGGACCACTTTGCCGAGGTGTCGCTGTCCGACTGGCTGACGCACACGCCGAAGCAGATGATCATGGATCATCTGCACGTGACTGAGGAGATGATTGCCCGGTTCCCGAACAACCGTCCCGACGTCATGCCGATCTAA
- the tatA gene encoding Sec-independent protein translocase subunit TatA, producing the protein MGSISIWHWLIVALIVSLVFGTKKLRTVGGDLGSAIRGFKDAVNTETAGGNPEPAVTPQPKAATQEISG; encoded by the coding sequence ATGGGCTCAATAAGTATCTGGCACTGGTTGATTGTCGCGCTGATCGTGTCGCTGGTCTTCGGCACCAAAAAATTGCGCACGGTGGGCGGCGATCTCGGCTCGGCGATTCGCGGCTTCAAGGACGCAGTGAATACGGAAACGGCCGGCGGGAACCCCGAGCCGGCCGTCACGCCTCAACCGAAGGCTGCAACGCAGGAAATCAGTGGCTGA